GTACAATGTCCTTTTCTGTTGTCCATGCTTTAATGTGAGCTTGTATATCAGCATCATCCAATTGGGCAAACTGATTGGCAAATTCCGCATTGTTCAAATCAAATTCATTAGTCCGGGGTTGTAAAAAATACTGAAATGCTCCGAAAGTAAACAGTTTTTCACCGGCGGAGATTAATTCTTTAGCTCTTTTGAATATCCGGATTAACATTTGTTCGGCACAAATTACTGTTTTGTGCAAGTAAACCTGCCAGTACATTAACCTTCTTGCTATCAAAAATTTTTCTATGGAATAGATTCCTTTATGCTCCACAACCAATTTATCATCAACAACATGCAGCATTTTAATTATACGGTCATATCCTATCACACCTTCATGCACTCCGGTAAAGAAACTGTCTCTGTTTAAATAGTCCATGCGATCCATGTCTAGCTGACCGGAAACTAAATTATGAAAAAACTTTCTGTGATAAGTACCTGTAAAAATTTCTATGGCAAGCTCAAGACGGTTTTGAAAATATTTATTCAAAATTTGCATAAAAAACAAAGAAAGCTTTTCATGGGAAGTGTTTGGGATAATGCAGGATTCTAAGGAATGTGAAAAGGGCCCATGTCCTATATCATGAAGCAATACGGCTATTTTTAAGCCCAGGCTTTCTTCCTCAGAAATATCAACCCCTTTCCATCGGAGCACGTTGATGGCTTGCTCTGAAAGGTGCATAGCTCCCA
The Chitinophagaceae bacterium genome window above contains:
- a CDS encoding HD domain-containing protein; translated protein: MNKRKIINDPVYGFIKIPDELIFDIIEHPFFQRLRRIRQLGMTDLVYPGALHTRFHHALGAMHLSEQAINVLRWKGVDISEEESLGLKIAVLLHDIGHGPFSHSLESCIIPNTSHEKLSLFFMQILNKYFQNRLELAIEIFTGTYHRKFFHNLVSGQLDMDRMDYLNRDSFFTGVHEGVIGYDRIIKMLHVVDDKLVVEHKGIYSIEKFLIARRLMYWQVYLHKTVICAEQMLIRIFKRAKELISAGEKLFTFGAFQYFLQPRTNEFDLNNAEFANQFAQLDDADIQAHIKAWTTEKDIVLSELCKSILNRNLLHIEMDIVKIEPEIIENYKKKTAEKLKISMEDTEYFVFKDKTTNNAYNPSGGKIEILYKNGQLIDIAEASDHLNIHTLSATVTKHYLCYPKFILT